One stretch of Halodesulfovibrio sp. MK-HDV DNA includes these proteins:
- a CDS encoding outer membrane lipoprotein-sorting protein: MEYRILLAAALMLTVSIGVSPARAKTLNVEAIINHSNHMALYQGKTCKGKVHLKITDRQGRTRLRDLNILRMDVGENDGNQMHMSYFKAPADVRKMVFLVHKTTLPGTDDSRWLYLPSLDMVKRIAAGDKRTSFAGSDFLYEDISGRSLHEDVHELTGTKNGCYLLKNTPKSPNDLEFSHYIAHINRDTFIPMKVEYYKNSNVLYRTMEVVKVEKIVADKDGEVVSYPTVTCSKVKNHETGSETVMTFSDITYNHPVKKSVFSERYLRRPPRELMR; this comes from the coding sequence ATGGAGTATAGAATATTACTGGCTGCGGCCTTAATGCTTACTGTCTCAATAGGAGTTTCCCCAGCACGGGCTAAAACACTAAATGTTGAAGCTATAATTAACCATTCAAACCACATGGCTTTGTATCAGGGAAAAACCTGTAAAGGAAAGGTTCATTTAAAAATAACTGATCGTCAGGGCCGGACTCGGCTTAGAGATCTAAATATCCTTCGTATGGATGTGGGCGAAAATGACGGTAACCAGATGCATATGTCCTATTTCAAAGCTCCTGCTGATGTGCGCAAGATGGTTTTTTTGGTACATAAAACGACCCTTCCGGGCACGGACGATTCTCGCTGGTTGTATCTGCCCAGTCTGGACATGGTCAAAAGAATTGCTGCTGGAGACAAAAGAACCAGTTTTGCCGGATCGGACTTCCTTTATGAGGACATTTCCGGACGCAGTCTGCACGAAGATGTACATGAACTGACCGGGACAAAAAATGGATGTTACCTACTGAAAAACACTCCCAAGAGTCCAAATGATTTGGAATTCTCGCACTATATTGCTCATATTAACCGAGATACATTTATTCCTATGAAGGTTGAGTATTATAAAAATTCCAATGTTCTCTATCGTACTATGGAAGTGGTTAAGGTTGAAAAAATTGTCGCGGATAAAGACGGAGAAGTTGTTTCGTATCCAACGGTCACTTGTTCTAAGGTTAAAAATCATGAAACGGGAAGCGAAACCGTCATGACTTTTTCCGATATCACATACAACCATCCGGTCAAAAAAAGTGTCTTCAGTGAAAGATACCTGCGCAGACCCCCTAGAGAATTGATGCGATGA
- a CDS encoding RND family transporter codes for MNKIKQMAISFATKRSWATIVLLMMLAIFTGAFFPNVVIDTDPEHMLPADESSRVFHNEAKAKFALSEIVVLGIINEESPHGVFNPDTLGRVYELAEFAKTLRWDNPDDPSKKSGVIEVDMVAPSMVEHINQEEPGVISFDWLMPRPPRTQAQADTVRAKTFANPMLSGRMASEDGNAICIYLPLTDKYQSYKVYSALQGKIEELGGSDEFYVTGLPVAQDAIGIEMFTEMIIASPLAMGTIFLLLYFFFRKLSLTFLPMIIATLSVVITMGSMIGLGYEIHIMSSMIPVFLMSIAVVDSIHILSEFFDLYSPEKGRKQTIIEVLNFLFMPMLYTSLTSAAGFISLALTPIPPVQVFGVFVGLGIMVAWLLTIMFVPAYIMVLPASFFNNFGLAKQSGGEKTFLDRILEKTGRVSYRYAKPLLGLLMILLVLSVWGISKIQINDNPVKWFAPSHPIRMADTALTKHFEGTYPAYLILESKKNKISYSESEKRKFSERFMTFAETLIAESPHAPQLAALFMNELNHMPDSIDTRKSFLDRAAGLAGRKAEKASDEDFYLYDEFSSFFNLEKEMQKPFKNPEMLKYLAGLQKEIKAAGLVGKSIAPTDLVSKINQELTDGKDASYKVPEKLQGVAECYMQFQQSHRPHDLWHYVTPDYTGACVVFQLSSGDNMVMEAVETFVHNYFEQNPPPCNLSHNWAGLTYINVAWQNQMVEGMLRSFLGSFVIVLLLAAFLFRSVKWGMLCMVPLTMTIALIYGFIGLIGKDYDMPVAVLGVLTLGMSVDFAIHFVERCRNIYSKTGSWSETLPQMYGAPARAISRNVLVISIGFLPMLISALIPYRTTSILLSSIMMLSGILTLVVMPAIITLASKWFFVSEKVSTSKKKIPATAIPLEVHR; via the coding sequence ATGAATAAGATAAAGCAAATGGCAATTTCTTTCGCTACAAAACGAAGTTGGGCAACAATTGTCCTGCTCATGATGCTAGCAATATTTACAGGAGCATTTTTTCCTAACGTGGTTATCGATACCGATCCGGAACACATGCTTCCGGCAGATGAATCATCACGAGTTTTTCATAATGAAGCCAAGGCTAAGTTCGCCCTGTCTGAGATTGTCGTGCTCGGAATTATCAACGAGGAGTCTCCACACGGTGTTTTTAATCCAGACACGTTAGGACGGGTCTATGAACTTGCTGAGTTCGCAAAGACTCTTCGTTGGGATAACCCAGATGATCCGTCGAAGAAAAGTGGTGTGATTGAGGTTGATATGGTTGCACCCTCTATGGTCGAGCATATCAATCAGGAAGAACCGGGAGTTATTTCCTTTGACTGGCTTATGCCGCGTCCACCCCGTACTCAGGCCCAAGCCGACACTGTTCGTGCAAAAACTTTTGCAAACCCAATGCTTTCAGGTCGTATGGCTTCAGAAGATGGCAATGCCATCTGCATCTATCTTCCTTTGACGGACAAATATCAGAGTTACAAAGTTTACTCAGCCCTTCAGGGCAAGATTGAAGAATTAGGTGGAAGTGACGAGTTTTATGTTACCGGATTGCCTGTGGCTCAGGACGCAATCGGCATTGAAATGTTTACGGAAATGATCATCGCCTCCCCTCTTGCCATGGGAACCATCTTTTTGCTGCTCTATTTCTTTTTCCGCAAGCTCTCACTGACCTTTTTACCCATGATTATCGCTACATTGTCAGTAGTTATAACCATGGGATCAATGATCGGTCTGGGATATGAAATCCACATTATGAGCTCAATGATTCCAGTTTTTTTAATGTCCATTGCGGTGGTGGATTCGATACATATTCTATCGGAATTTTTTGATTTGTATTCACCGGAGAAGGGCAGGAAACAAACTATTATAGAGGTTTTGAATTTTTTATTCATGCCCATGCTCTACACTTCGCTGACTTCTGCAGCGGGATTTATCTCGCTTGCTCTCACTCCCATCCCTCCGGTTCAGGTTTTCGGTGTGTTTGTGGGACTGGGCATAATGGTCGCCTGGCTTTTAACCATTATGTTTGTTCCCGCCTACATCATGGTTCTACCTGCTAGCTTTTTTAATAATTTCGGACTTGCCAAGCAAAGTGGCGGAGAAAAAACATTTCTGGATCGTATTCTGGAGAAGACCGGAAGAGTTTCATACCGTTATGCGAAGCCTTTGTTAGGTTTGCTCATGATTCTGCTGGTTCTCTCTGTATGGGGAATTAGCAAAATTCAAATTAATGATAACCCTGTCAAATGGTTTGCCCCCAGTCACCCCATTCGTATGGCTGATACAGCGCTGACCAAGCACTTTGAAGGAACGTATCCCGCGTATCTTATTCTTGAGAGTAAAAAGAATAAAATTTCTTATTCCGAGTCCGAGAAGCGTAAATTTTCTGAAAGATTCATGACTTTTGCCGAGACTCTTATTGCTGAGTCTCCCCACGCTCCCCAATTGGCAGCTTTATTTATGAATGAGCTGAACCACATGCCTGATTCTATTGATACGAGAAAGTCTTTCCTTGACCGTGCGGCAGGTTTGGCGGGTCGTAAAGCTGAAAAGGCCAGTGATGAGGACTTCTATTTGTATGACGAGTTTTCCAGCTTTTTTAATCTTGAAAAAGAAATGCAAAAACCTTTCAAAAACCCTGAAATGCTGAAGTACCTTGCCGGATTACAAAAGGAAATCAAAGCAGCCGGACTGGTTGGCAAAAGCATAGCTCCAACTGATCTTGTTAGTAAAATTAATCAGGAACTGACTGATGGAAAAGACGCCAGCTATAAGGTTCCTGAAAAACTTCAAGGGGTAGCTGAGTGTTACATGCAATTCCAGCAGAGCCACCGTCCTCATGATCTATGGCATTACGTAACTCCAGATTATACTGGAGCCTGCGTTGTTTTCCAGCTCTCTAGTGGTGACAACATGGTGATGGAAGCTGTGGAAACTTTTGTACACAACTACTTTGAACAGAATCCTCCTCCTTGTAACCTCTCCCATAACTGGGCTGGGCTGACTTACATCAATGTCGCGTGGCAGAACCAAATGGTGGAAGGTATGCTGCGTTCATTTCTCGGCAGTTTCGTTATCGTGCTACTCTTAGCAGCATTTTTGTTCAGGTCAGTAAAATGGGGCATGTTGTGCATGGTTCCGCTGACCATGACTATTGCACTCATTTACGGATTCATTGGACTTATCGGCAAGGATTACGACATGCCTGTTGCTGTTCTTGGGGTTCTTACTCTTGGGATGTCTGTCGACTTTGCTATCCATTTTGTGGAGCGCTGCAGGAATATCTATTCAAAAACTGGTTCATGGAGTGAAACCCTGCCCCAAATGTATGGAGCTCCTGCACGGGCCATCAGTCGCAACGTGCTGGTTATTTCTATCGGCTTTCTACCCATGCTTATATCTGCTTTGATCCCTTACCGTACGACAAGTATCCTGCTGTCTTCCATCATGATGCTTTCTGGCATTCTGACTCTTGTAGTCATGCCGGCCATCATTACTCTGGCCTCAAAATGGTTCTTTGTTAGTGAAAAAGTTTCTACTTCCAAGAAAAAGATACCGGCAACAGCCATCCCTTTGGAAGTGCATCGCTAA